From the Lathyrus oleraceus cultivar Zhongwan6 chromosome 4, CAAS_Psat_ZW6_1.0, whole genome shotgun sequence genome, one window contains:
- the LOC127136771 gene encoding uncharacterized protein LOC127136771, with translation MEDEEKSKTGVELLKDIQMEDKKPRNFVAKRFDYSHVNNKDHVFQHRARHAHHRRKGYKKYDKRRHHYGKYRHIRPNCYKLYGFPQHHTHTRFKRNEEKVQGKKVWKPKVKGTSLISHTSLRVSSREDYYFDSGCSKHMTRERAYLEELQPYSNNYVSFGNGAKDRIKEIENLVYSGLPSLDNVLLVEDREQRRKMDPKSEEGIFLSYSTNSRAYIVYNKCSKVMMEFINMVINDTLEDKKQEDDEFPPQQTDVPVDDPSKDSDIVPEITYSNDL, from the exons ATGGAAGATGAGGAGAAGTCAAAAACTGGTGTTGAATTGCTAAAAGATATACAAATGGAAGATAAGAAGCCAAGAAACTTTGTAGCCAAAAGATTTGACTACAGTCATGTGAATAATAAGGATCACGTGTTCCAGCATCGAGCTCGACATGCGCACCATCGTCGTAAGGGCTACAAGAAATATGATAAAAGACGTCATCATTATGGAAAATATAGGCACATAAGGCCAAATTGTTACAAACTATATGGTTTTCCACAACACCACACGCATACAAGGTTCAAAAGGAATGAAGAGAAGGTTCAAGGTAAGAAGGTATGGAAACCCAAAGTGAAAGGCACAAGTCTTATATCTCATACTTCTCTTAGAGTATCCTCTAGAGAGGATTActattttgatagtggatgttccaaACACATGACAAGGGAAAGGGCGTATCTTGAAGAGTTGCAACCTTACTCTAACAACTATGTCTCCTTTGGTAATGGTGCAAAAGATAGAATCAAGGAAATAGAAAACCTAGTATATTCTGGTCTACCTAGCCTTGACAACGTGTTGCTGGTGGAAG ATAGAGAACAAAGGAGAAAAATGGATCCCAAGAGCGAGGAAGGTATATTTCTTAGTTACTCTacaaacagcagagcatacaTAGTGTATAATAAATGCTCAAAGGTTATGATGGAATTCATTAATATGGTTATTAATGACACACTTGAAGATAAGAAACAAGAAGATGATGAATTTCCTCCTCAACAAACTGATGTCCCAGTCGATGACCCATCAAAGGATTCCGACATTGTGCCTGAGATCACTTATTCTAATGATCTCTAA